From Spodoptera frugiperda isolate SF20-4 chromosome 27, AGI-APGP_CSIRO_Sfru_2.0, whole genome shotgun sequence, a single genomic window includes:
- the LOC118263364 gene encoding spondin-1 translates to MWRLCVVLLVAAHAQACELKPREPASPKSPGDNFYRLIVNGEVERYAPGERYVVTLVGSRTHDVVQQFTRFQLKLDPLDPAALRAPSKQGQFQLFADTLTKFDEECTNSVIESDDLPKTEVQVMWKAPPAGSGCVLLKAMVYENASRWFAEDGQLTKRVCEDTSLQASDCCACDDAKYRMVFEGLWSPQTHPKDFPVQAMWLTHFSDVIGATHPKNFKFWGEGEIATDGFRSLAEWGSVGLLEAELRQQGSKLRSIVKAQGLWHPRVNSNTSAAFTTDRKRPYLSLASMFGPSPDWVVGVSGLNLCQKDCTWAESKVVDLFPYDAGTDNGISYMSPNSETVPREKMYRITPMYPEDPRAPFYSPGADAVPPMARLYLTRERLISRSCDEEVLLQQVVEEEENTQAVNRPECAVTEWSAWSQCSVSCGKGLRMRTREYRMPQKAQMFSCDRQLVSKEMCVAAVPECEGDSGVPEDSDNNATPIEANEGICETSEWGPWSECSVTCGVGVSTRRRHFRNHMGIKKCPLVATEENRKCMEPQCTEEEREVSDPACPTTPWAAWSPCSASCGRGVRFRMRLLLVPADRQQDCSAKVELMQQRPCQERESCAIDMMTAKRICMEEADPGPCRGLYQRWTFMAQKGMCVPFAYGGCRGNQNNFITQEDCTNTCSVILGGGGPPAGLPQLGPLPGPLPGPTLNNAVPTSNNVNGPSLAQAGDCQVSPWGEWSKCSVSCGTGYQERTRTVLVQPGPGGAACPRAMARRRRCYRKC, encoded by the exons ATGTGGCGGCTGTGTGTGGTGTTACTGGTGGCTGCGCACGCGCAGGCCTGTGAGCTGAAGCCGCGCGAGCCCGCGAGCCCCAAGTCCCCGGGAGACAACTTCTACAGGCTCATCGTCAACGGGGAAGTGGAGCGATATGCTCCCGGAGAGAGATACGTCG TGACATTGGTGGGGTCCCGCACGCACGACGTGGTGCAGCAGTTCACGCGGTTCCAGCTGAAGCTGGACCCGCTGGACCCCGCGGCACTGCGCGCGCCCAGCAAGCAGGGCCAGTTCCAGCTGTTCGCCGACACGCTCACCAAGTTCGACGAGGAGTGCACCAACTCCGTCATCGAGTCTGATGACCTGCCTAAGACTGAGGTGCAGGTTATGTGGAAGGCGCCGCCCGCCGGCTCCGGCTGCGTGCTGCTCAA GGCGATGGTGTACGAGAACGCGAGCCGCTGGTTCGCGGAGGACGGCCAGCTGACCAAGCGCGTGTGTGAGGACACCTCGCTGCAGGCCAGTGACTGCTGCGCCTGCGACGATGCCAAGTACAGG ATGGTGTTCGAAGGGCTATGGTCCCCGCAGACGCACCCCAAGGACTTCCCGGTGCAGGCGATGTGGCTGACGCACTTCTCTGACGTCATCGGCGCCACGCACCCCAAGAACTTTAAGTTCTGGGGAGAGGGGGAGATCGCTACCGACGGGTTCAG ATCCTTAGCGGAGTGGGGTTCAGTAGGGTTACTCGAGGCAGAGTTGCGGCAGCAGGGCTCGAAGCTGCGCTCCATCGTGAAGGCGCAGGGTCTGTGGCACCCACGTGTCAACTCCAACACCAGCGCCGCGTTCACCACCGACAGGAAGAGGCCGTACCTCTCGCTCGCTTCCATGTTCG GTCCGTCCCCCGACTGGGTGGTTGGCGTGAGCGGACTGAACCTGTGCCAGAAGGACTGCACCTGGGCGGAGTCCAAGGTGGTGGACCTGTTCCCCTACGACGCTGGCACCGACAATGGCATCTCTTACATG TCGCCAAACTCGGAGACGGTGCCCCGCGAGAAGATGTACCGCATCACCCCGATGTACCCGGAGGACCCGCGCGCCCCGTTCTACTCGCCGGGCGCCGACGCCGTGCCGCCCATGGCGCGCCTCTACCTCACGCGGGAGCGGCTCATCTCCCGCTCCTGCGACGAGGAGGTGCTGCTGCAGCAAGTCGTCGAGGAGGAGGAGAACACGCAGGCTGTTAACAGAC CGGAGTGCGCGGTGACGGAGTGGAGCGCATGGTCTCAGTGCTCGGTGAGCTGCGGCAAGGGTCTGCGCATGCGCACCCGCGAGTACCGAATGCCGCAGAAGGCGCAGATGTTCTCGTGCGACCGCCAGCTCGTGTCCAAGGAGATGTGTGTCGCCGCCGTGCCGGAGTGCGA AGGTGACAGCGGTGTCCCCGAGGATTCGGACAACAACGCGACCCCCATCGAGGCCAACGAGGGTATCTGCGAGACCTCGGAGTGGGGCCCGTGGAGCGAGTGCTCCGTCACCTGCGGGGTCGGGGTCAGCACCCGGCGCAGGCACTTCCGCAACCACATGGGCATCAAGAAGTGCCCGCTCGTGGCCACTG AGGAGAACCGCAAGTGCATGGAGCCGCAGTGCACGGAGGAGGAGCGCGAGGTGTCGGACCCGGCGTGCCCGACGACGCCGTGGGCCGCCTGGTCGCCGTGCTCGGCCTCGTGCGGCCGCGGCGTGCGCTTCCGCATGCGCCTGCTGCTCGTGCCCGCCGACCGCCAGCAGGACTGCTCCGCCAAGGTCGAGCTCATGCAGCAGCGGCCCTGCCAGGAGCGGGAGAGCTGCGCCATCGATATGATGACCGCTAAAC GTATCTGCATGGAGGAGGCGGACCCCGGGCCGTGCCGCGGCCTGTACCAGCGCTGGACGTTCATGGCGCAGAAGGGCATGTGCGTGCCCTTCGCGTACGGAGGCTGCCGCGGGAACCAGAACAACTTCATCACGCAGGAGGACTGCACCAACACCTGTAGCGTCATACTGG GAGGAGGCGGCCCACCAGCAGGGCTCCCACAGTTGGGCCCACTCCCAGGCCCATTGCCGGGCCCCACACTGAACAACGCCGTGCCGACGTCCAATAACGTTAATG GACCATCTCTGGCCCAGGCCGGGGACTGCCAGGTGAGCCCGTGGGGCGAGTGGAGCAAGTGCTCCGTCTCCTGCGGCACCGGCTACCAGGAGCGCACCAGGACCGTGCTG GTGCAGCCGGGCCCGGGCGGCGCAGCGTGTCCGCGCGCCATGGCCAGGCGCCGGCGCTGCTACAGAAAGTGTTAA